From Riemerella anatipestifer ATCC 11845 = DSM 15868, a single genomic window includes:
- the rpmD gene encoding 50S ribosomal protein L30, which produces MATIKVKQVRSAIGRTKTQKRTLEALGLRKLHQVVEHEATPAILGMVAAVQHLVEVQK; this is translated from the coding sequence ATGGCAACAATTAAAGTAAAACAAGTAAGAAGTGCTATTGGTAGAACTAAAACTCAAAAGAGAACCCTTGAAGCTTTAGGTCTTAGAAAGTTACATCAAGTAGTAGAGCACGAAGCTACACCTGCTATATTAGGTATGGTAGCTGCTGTACAGCACTTAGTAGAAGTTCAAAAATAG
- the rpsE gene encoding 30S ribosomal protein S5, translated as MLGLDNIERVKPGGLELVDRLVAVNRVTKVTKGGRAFGFSAIVVVGNEDGVIGYGLGKSKEVASAISKAVEDAKKNLVKVPVVNHTIPHETTARYGGANIFLRPASHGTGLIAGGAVRAVLESAGVHDILSKSKGSSNPHNVVKATFKALLDIRRPEEIARMRGVTLSKVFNG; from the coding sequence ATGTTAGGATTAGATAATATAGAAAGAGTAAAACCTGGAGGTTTAGAATTAGTAGATCGTTTAGTGGCTGTTAATAGAGTTACTAAGGTTACTAAAGGAGGTAGAGCTTTCGGCTTCTCAGCAATCGTGGTGGTAGGAAATGAAGATGGTGTTATAGGTTACGGATTAGGAAAATCTAAAGAAGTAGCTTCTGCAATTTCCAAAGCAGTAGAAGATGCTAAGAAAAACCTAGTAAAAGTTCCTGTTGTAAACCATACAATTCCGCACGAAACTACAGCCAGATATGGTGGAGCTAATATCTTCTTGAGACCTGCTTCTCACGGTACAGGGCTTATCGCAGGTGGTGCGGTAAGAGCAGTGCTAGAATCAGCTGGTGTACATGACATTCTTTCAAAGTCAAAAGGTTCTTCTAACCCGCACAATGTGGTAAAAGCAACTTTCAAAGCTTTGTTAGATATCAGAAGACCAGAAGAAATCGCAAGAATGAGAGGTGTAACATTGAGTAAAGTATTTAACGGTTAA
- the rplR gene encoding 50S ribosomal protein L18 produces the protein MALSKEQKRLRIKRRVRGKVSGTQAAPRLSVFKSNKEIYAQLIDDKEGKTLVQASSREKGFDAKGTKVEISTAVGKAIAQKAIAAGYEKVVFDRNGFVYHGRVKALADGAREGGLKF, from the coding sequence ATGGCACTAAGTAAAGAACAGAAAAGATTAAGAATAAAGAGAAGAGTTAGAGGAAAAGTTTCCGGAACTCAAGCAGCACCAAGATTATCTGTATTCAAAAGTAATAAAGAAATCTATGCTCAGCTTATTGATGATAAAGAAGGTAAAACTTTAGTACAAGCCTCTTCAAGAGAGAAAGGTTTTGATGCTAAAGGAACAAAAGTAGAAATTTCAACGGCTGTTGGTAAAGCTATCGCTCAGAAAGCTATTGCTGCAGGGTATGAGAAAGTAGTATTTGATAGAAATGGTTTTGTGTATCACGGTAGAGTAAAAGCTCTTGCTGATGGTGCTAGAGAAGGAGGTTTGAAATTTTAA
- the rplF gene encoding 50S ribosomal protein L6, with amino-acid sequence MSRIGKAIITIPSGVTITEKDGVVTVKGPKGELTQELTGGITIEQNDGVLTVNRPSESKQHKALHGLYRALINNMVVGTSEGFTKKLELVGVGYRASNQGQRLELALGFSHGIILELPSEVQVETVTEKGKNPIITLSSYDKQLLGMVAAKIRSFRKPEPYKGKGVRFVGEQIRRKAGKSA; translated from the coding sequence ATGTCAAGAATTGGTAAAGCAATTATAACAATTCCTTCTGGGGTTACTATCACTGAGAAAGACGGTGTGGTAACTGTAAAAGGTCCTAAAGGAGAACTTACTCAGGAACTTACAGGAGGTATTACTATAGAACAAAATGACGGTGTACTTACAGTTAACAGACCGTCTGAGTCTAAACAGCATAAAGCTCTTCACGGACTTTATAGAGCACTAATCAATAACATGGTAGTTGGAACTTCTGAAGGTTTTACTAAGAAGTTAGAGCTTGTGGGAGTTGGTTATAGAGCATCTAATCAAGGACAAAGATTAGAATTAGCTCTTGGTTTTTCTCACGGTATTATACTAGAGCTTCCTTCTGAAGTTCAGGTAGAAACTGTAACAGAGAAAGGTAAGAACCCTATCATTACTTTATCATCTTATGATAAGCAATTATTGGGTATGGTAGCTGCAAAAATTAGATCTTTCAGAAAACCTGAGCCATATAAAGGTAAAGGGGTTAGATTTGTAGGAGAACAAATTAGAAGAAAGGCTGGTAAATCTGCTTAA
- the rpsH gene encoding 30S ribosomal protein S8, which produces MVTDPISDFLTRVRNAQSAGHKVVEIPASKIKKEITKILFDQGYILNYKFEDNAVQGTIKIALKYDKQTGKPAIKSIQRASRPGLRQYKGSAELPRVLNGLGVAIISTSKGVMTDKKARLEKVGGEVICYVY; this is translated from the coding sequence ATGGTAACAGATCCAATTTCAGATTTCCTAACTAGAGTAAGGAACGCACAAAGCGCAGGCCACAAAGTGGTGGAAATTCCTGCATCGAAAATCAAAAAGGAGATTACTAAAATCTTATTTGATCAAGGTTATATCTTGAACTACAAGTTTGAAGACAATGCAGTTCAAGGAACTATTAAAATCGCTTTAAAGTACGACAAACAAACTGGTAAACCAGCAATTAAGTCTATCCAAAGAGCTTCTAGACCTGGTTTAAGACAGTACAAAGGTTCTGCAGAACTTCCAAGAGTACTTAATGGCTTAGGTGTAGCTATTATATCTACTTCTAAAGGAGTGATGACTGACAAAAAAGCGAGATTAGAGAAAGTAGGTGGAGAGGTAATCTGCTATGTATATTAA
- the rpsN gene encoding 30S ribosomal protein S14, giving the protein MAKESMKARERKREALVAKYAAKRKALKEAGDYEALQKLPKNASPVRLHNRCKLTGRPRGYMRTFGISRVTFREMANQGLIPGVKKASW; this is encoded by the coding sequence ATGGCTAAAGAATCAATGAAAGCGCGTGAGCGCAAAAGAGAAGCACTAGTTGCTAAATATGCTGCTAAAAGAAAAGCTCTAAAAGAAGCTGGAGATTATGAAGCATTACAAAAATTACCTAAAAATGCTTCGCCAGTAAGGTTGCATAACCGTTGCAAGCTTACAGGAAGACCCAGAGGATACATGAGAACTTTCGGTATCTCTAGAGTAACTTTTAGAGAAATGGCTAACCAAGGTTTAATACCTGGAGTTAAAAAAGCAAGTTGGTAA
- the rplE gene encoding 50S ribosomal protein L5, with amino-acid sequence MEYIARPKKLYKEKIVPAMMEEFGYKSVMQVPKLEKIVVSQGLGAATADKKIVDYAVEELTAITGQKAVGTLSKKDEASFKLRKGMPIGAKVTLRADKMYEFLDRLTSSALPRIRDFNGIKADGFDGRGNYNLGITEQIIFPEIVIDKVKKIQGMDITFVTSARTDKEAKALLTHFGLPFKKN; translated from the coding sequence ATGGAATATATAGCAAGACCTAAAAAATTATATAAAGAGAAAATTGTTCCTGCAATGATGGAAGAGTTTGGGTATAAGTCTGTAATGCAAGTACCTAAATTAGAGAAAATCGTTGTATCCCAAGGTTTAGGAGCTGCTACTGCGGATAAAAAAATCGTAGATTATGCAGTGGAAGAATTAACGGCAATTACCGGACAAAAAGCTGTAGGTACTCTTTCTAAGAAAGATGAAGCTTCTTTCAAACTAAGAAAAGGTATGCCTATTGGTGCAAAGGTAACGCTAAGAGCAGATAAAATGTACGAGTTTTTAGATAGACTTACATCTTCTGCTCTACCTAGAATTAGAGATTTTAACGGAATCAAAGCTGATGGTTTTGACGGTAGAGGGAACTATAACTTAGGTATTACTGAGCAAATTATCTTCCCTGAGATTGTTATTGATAAAGTGAAAAAAATACAAGGTATGGATATCACTTTCGTAACAAGTGCTAGAACAGATAAAGAGGCTAAAGCCTTATTAACTCATTTCGGTTTACCATTTAAAAAGAACTAA
- the rplX gene encoding 50S ribosomal protein L24 encodes MTKVKIKRGDNVIVTTGKNKGSKGEVLEVIRKEGKDPRVIVAGVNIVKKHTKPSAANPQGGIVEKEASLHISNVALMDENGKATRVGYKMEGDKKVRVAKTTGKTL; translated from the coding sequence ATGACAAAAGTTAAAATTAAAAGAGGTGATAATGTTATCGTTACCACTGGAAAAAATAAAGGAAGCAAAGGAGAAGTTCTTGAGGTAATCAGAAAAGAAGGTAAAGATCCTAGAGTGATAGTAGCAGGTGTAAATATTGTTAAAAAACATACTAAGCCTTCAGCTGCAAACCCTCAAGGTGGTATCGTAGAGAAAGAAGCTTCTCTCCATATATCTAATGTAGCTTTGATGGATGAAAACGGAAAAGCTACTAGAGTGGGATATAAAATGGAAGGAGATAAGAAAGTAAGAGTAGCTAAAACTACTGGTAAAACTTTATAA
- the rplN gene encoding 50S ribosomal protein L14, translated as MLQTESRLKVADNTGAKEVLVIRVLGGTKRRYASVGDKIVVTIKDSTPTGNAKKGQVSKAVVVRTKKAVRRKDGSYISFDDNACVLLNAAGEMRGTRVFGPVARELRDKEYMKIISLAPEVL; from the coding sequence ATGTTACAAACAGAATCAAGATTAAAAGTAGCTGATAATACTGGTGCTAAAGAAGTATTAGTAATCAGAGTTTTGGGAGGTACCAAAAGAAGATATGCATCTGTGGGTGATAAAATCGTAGTGACTATCAAAGATTCTACTCCTACAGGAAATGCTAAGAAAGGGCAAGTATCTAAAGCAGTAGTAGTGAGAACTAAAAAAGCAGTTAGAAGAAAAGATGGATCTTACATCTCTTTTGATGACAATGCTTGTGTTCTTTTAAATGCTGCTGGAGAGATGAGAGGAACTCGTGTTTTCGGACCAGTTGCTCGTGAATTAAGAGATAAGGAATATATGAAGATTATTTCATTAGCTCCTGAAGTACTTTAA
- the rpsQ gene encoding 30S ribosomal protein S17 produces MERNLRKERIGVVSSNKMEKTIVVSETMKMKHPMYGKFVLKTKKYTAHDENNECNEGDTVLIQETRPLSKNKRWRLVRIIERAK; encoded by the coding sequence ATGGAAAGAAATTTAAGAAAAGAAAGAATCGGAGTAGTTTCGAGCAATAAAATGGAAAAGACCATTGTTGTTAGTGAGACTATGAAAATGAAGCACCCAATGTACGGTAAGTTCGTTTTGAAAACGAAAAAATATACCGCACACGATGAAAACAACGAGTGTAACGAAGGCGATACTGTTCTTATCCAAGAAACAAGACCTTTGAGCAAAAATAAAAGATGGAGATTAGTAAGAATCATAGAAAGAGCTAAGTAA
- the rpmC gene encoding 50S ribosomal protein L29, with product MKKAEIKNLSVEDLKSKLVEVKATYGKLKLAHRISPIENPIQIRDLRKTIARLETELTNKQ from the coding sequence ATGAAAAAAGCTGAAATTAAAAATCTAAGCGTAGAGGATTTAAAAAGTAAATTGGTAGAAGTGAAAGCTACTTATGGGAAACTTAAATTAGCTCACAGAATTAGCCCAATTGAAAATCCTATCCAAATCAGAGATTTGAGGAAGACTATCGCAAGACTTGAAACTGAACTAACTAACAAACAATAA
- the rplP gene encoding 50S ribosomal protein L16, which translates to MLQPRRTKFRKVHKMKMKGNANRGHRLAYGTFGIKATEGAWITARQIEAARIAATRYMKREGQLWIKIFPDKPVTKKPAEVRMGKGKGAVEYWVAVVKPGKIMFEVGGVPYEVAKEALRLAAQKLPVVTKFVVANDFVKPR; encoded by the coding sequence ATGTTACAACCAAGAAGAACCAAATTCCGTAAGGTTCATAAAATGAAAATGAAAGGCAATGCCAACAGAGGACATAGGCTTGCTTACGGAACATTCGGTATTAAAGCTACAGAAGGTGCTTGGATTACTGCAAGACAAATAGAGGCAGCTCGTATCGCTGCAACTAGATATATGAAGAGAGAAGGACAGCTATGGATTAAAATATTCCCAGATAAGCCAGTTACTAAAAAGCCTGCAGAAGTGCGTATGGGTAAAGGTAAAGGTGCTGTAGAATATTGGGTAGCTGTAGTGAAGCCAGGTAAAATCATGTTTGAAGTAGGAGGTGTTCCTTACGAAGTAGCTAAAGAAGCTTTAAGACTTGCAGCTCAGAAACTTCCTGTAGTTACTAAGTTTGTAGTAGCAAACGATTTTGTTAAACCTCGATAA
- the rpsC gene encoding 30S ribosomal protein S3 gives MGQKTNPIGNRLGIIRGWDSNWFGGNDYGDRIAEDYKIRRYLEARLSKGGISRIYIDRTLKLVTVTITTARPGLIIGKGGQEVDKLKEELKKLTGKDVQINIFEIKRPELDAVLVADSVAKQIENRISYRRAVKMAIAGAMRMGAEGIKIQISGRLNGAEMARSESFKEGRIPLSTFRADIDYHIAEAHTTYGRLGVKVWIMKGEVYGKRELSPLVGTQKKSSGNKRRERK, from the coding sequence ATGGGACAGAAAACAAATCCAATTGGTAATAGACTAGGTATCATCAGAGGATGGGATTCTAACTGGTTTGGAGGAAACGATTATGGAGACAGAATCGCAGAAGACTACAAAATCAGAAGATATCTTGAGGCAAGATTATCTAAAGGTGGTATTTCAAGAATTTATATTGATAGAACCCTTAAGTTAGTTACTGTAACTATTACTACTGCTAGACCGGGACTTATCATCGGTAAAGGTGGTCAGGAAGTAGATAAACTAAAAGAAGAGTTAAAGAAACTTACTGGTAAAGATGTTCAAATCAATATCTTTGAAATTAAAAGACCTGAGTTAGATGCTGTATTAGTAGCAGATAGCGTAGCTAAGCAAATTGAAAACAGAATTTCTTACAGAAGAGCTGTTAAAATGGCTATCGCAGGAGCTATGAGAATGGGAGCAGAGGGAATTAAAATCCAAATTTCAGGAAGATTAAACGGTGCTGAAATGGCAAGAAGTGAGTCTTTCAAAGAAGGAAGAATTCCGTTATCTACTTTCAGAGCTGATATAGATTACCATATCGCAGAAGCACACACTACTTATGGTAGATTAGGTGTTAAGGTATGGATAATGAAAGGAGAAGTATATGGTAAGAGAGAACTTTCTCCATTAGTAGGTACTCAGAAAAAATCTTCTGGTAATAAAAGAAGAGAAAGAAAATAA
- the rplV gene encoding 50S ribosomal protein L22: MGKRKQDSAIARKAANQDVVKARLNDCPSSPRKMRLVADIIRGENVDKALYILRYSKKEASNKLEKLLLSAIANWQNKNEGADIEEANLFVKEIYVDSARQLKRLRPAPQGRGYRIRKRSNHVTLVLGSKTDNQ, encoded by the coding sequence ATGGGAAAAAGAAAACAAGATAGTGCAATAGCACGTAAAGCAGCAAATCAAGATGTGGTAAAAGCACGTCTTAATGATTGCCCTTCTTCTCCAAGAAAAATGAGACTCGTTGCTGATATCATTAGAGGAGAAAATGTAGATAAAGCTCTATATATCCTTAGATATTCTAAAAAAGAGGCTTCTAATAAATTAGAAAAACTTCTTCTTTCTGCAATTGCTAACTGGCAAAACAAAAATGAAGGAGCTGATATAGAAGAGGCTAACCTTTTCGTTAAGGAAATATATGTAGATAGTGCAAGACAGTTGAAAAGATTGCGTCCTGCACCACAAGGTAGAGGTTACAGAATTAGAAAAAGATCTAACCATGTAACATTAGTATTAGGTTCAAAAACAGATAATCAATAA
- the rpsS gene encoding 30S ribosomal protein S19 has protein sequence MARSLKKGPFIHHSLEKKVQANIESGKKTVIKTWSRASMISPDMVGQTIAVHNGKSFIPVYVTENMVGHKLGEFSPTRSFRGHSGNKNKGSR, from the coding sequence ATGGCAAGATCACTTAAAAAAGGACCTTTCATTCACCATTCATTAGAGAAGAAGGTTCAAGCGAATATAGAATCAGGAAAGAAAACGGTAATTAAAACATGGTCTAGAGCATCTATGATTTCTCCAGACATGGTAGGTCAAACTATAGCAGTACATAATGGTAAGTCTTTCATACCTGTTTATGTAACTGAAAATATGGTAGGACATAAGTTAGGTGAATTTTCTCCAACGAGATCTTTTAGAGGTCACTCAGGTAATAAAAATAAAGGTAGCAGATAA
- the rplB gene encoding 50S ribosomal protein L2 — MSVRKLKPITPGQRFRIVNNFEEITTNKPEKSLTVGLSKKGGRNNTGKMTMRYTGGGHKRKYRIIDFKRNKFDVKATVKTVEYDPNRTAFIALLEYADGEKRYMIAPNGIKVGQTVVSGQTATPDVGNAMKLKDIPLGTVISCIELRPGQGAILARSAGSSAQLTSRDGKFAIVKLPSGESRMILVECMAMIGSVSNSDHQLTVSGKAGRSRWLGRRPRTRAVAMNPVDHPMGGGEGRSSGGHPRSRNGKPAKGYKTRKKNKVSNRYIVSKRK; from the coding sequence ATGTCTGTTAGAAAATTAAAACCTATCACCCCAGGACAGAGATTCAGAATTGTAAACAATTTTGAAGAGATTACTACCAACAAACCTGAGAAAAGCCTTACTGTAGGCCTTTCAAAGAAAGGCGGTCGTAACAATACTGGTAAGATGACCATGCGTTACACTGGAGGTGGACACAAAAGAAAGTACAGAATTATTGACTTCAAAAGAAACAAATTTGATGTTAAGGCAACTGTAAAAACTGTGGAATACGATCCAAACAGAACTGCGTTCATCGCTTTATTAGAGTATGCTGATGGAGAAAAGAGATACATGATTGCTCCTAACGGTATCAAAGTAGGACAAACTGTAGTTTCTGGACAAACAGCTACACCTGATGTAGGTAATGCAATGAAATTAAAGGATATTCCTCTAGGTACTGTTATCTCTTGTATAGAGCTTAGACCTGGACAAGGAGCTATCTTAGCAAGAAGTGCAGGTTCTTCTGCACAGCTTACTTCTAGAGATGGTAAGTTTGCTATCGTTAAATTGCCTTCAGGAGAGTCTAGAATGATTCTAGTAGAGTGTATGGCTATGATTGGTTCTGTGTCTAATTCAGACCATCAGCTTACTGTATCTGGTAAAGCAGGTAGAAGCAGATGGTTAGGTAGAAGACCAAGAACTAGAGCTGTAGCAATGAACCCAGTAGATCACCCAATGGGTGGTGGTGAAGGTAGATCTTCAGGAGGTCACCCTAGATCTAGAAACGGTAAACCAGCTAAAGGTTACAAGACTAGAAAGAAAAATAAAGTGTCTAACCGTTACATCGTATCCAAAAGAAAATAA
- the rplW gene encoding 50S ribosomal protein L23, translated as MSVIIKPIISEKASNLSDLRGVYSFLVDTKANKIQIKQAVEEAYGVKVADVRTMIYAPKVSAKYTKKGLQVGKTNKLKKAMVQLVEGEFIDVFATN; from the coding sequence ATGTCAGTAATCATAAAACCAATTATTTCAGAAAAGGCTTCTAATTTGTCTGATTTGAGAGGCGTTTACAGTTTCTTAGTAGATACTAAAGCGAATAAAATCCAAATCAAACAAGCGGTGGAAGAAGCTTATGGTGTAAAGGTAGCAGATGTAAGAACAATGATTTATGCTCCTAAAGTTTCTGCTAAGTACACTAAAAAAGGACTTCAAGTTGGGAAAACCAACAAATTGAAAAAAGCAATGGTTCAGCTTGTAGAAGGTGAATTTATTGATGTATTTGCAACTAATTAA
- the rplD gene encoding 50S ribosomal protein L4 has product MELVVLNIQGKETGRKVSLDEAIFGIEPNQHAVYLEIKQYLAAQRQGTHKAKERSEITASTKKLKKQKGSGSARYGDIKSPVFKGGGRVFGPKPRDYRFKLNKALKRLAKKSVLSQKMRDNNVKVLEDFSFETPKTKEFINVVNALGLEGKKSLFVLGEANKNVYLSSRNLPKAKVMNFNEISSYDLVNAGEVVFLEGAVEKFQENLRK; this is encoded by the coding sequence ATGGAACTAGTAGTATTAAATATTCAAGGGAAAGAAACCGGAAGAAAAGTGTCTTTAGATGAGGCTATCTTCGGAATAGAGCCAAATCAGCACGCGGTTTACTTAGAGATAAAGCAGTATCTTGCTGCACAGCGTCAAGGAACTCATAAGGCTAAGGAAAGAAGTGAAATTACAGCTTCTACTAAAAAGCTTAAGAAGCAAAAAGGTTCTGGTTCTGCTAGATACGGGGATATCAAGTCTCCTGTATTCAAAGGTGGAGGTAGAGTTTTTGGTCCTAAGCCAAGAGATTATAGATTTAAGTTAAATAAAGCACTTAAGAGATTGGCTAAAAAATCTGTTCTTTCTCAAAAAATGAGAGATAACAATGTTAAGGTATTAGAAGATTTTTCTTTTGAAACTCCTAAAACTAAAGAATTTATCAATGTGGTAAATGCATTAGGATTAGAAGGTAAGAAGTCTTTATTTGTACTAGGAGAAGCTAACAAGAATGTGTACTTGTCTTCAAGAAATTTACCTAAGGCTAAAGTAATGAATTTCAATGAAATTTCTTCTTATGACTTAGTAAATGCAGGAGAAGTTGTATTCTTAGAAGGTGCGGTAGAAAAGTTTCAAGAAAATTTAAGAAAATAA
- the rplC gene encoding 50S ribosomal protein L3: protein MSGIIGKKIGMTSLFDESGKNIPCTVIQAGPCSVLQVRTVEKDGYVGYQLGFDDKSEKNVGKALAGHFKKAGSTPKAKLHEFHHGFDNLQVGDEVTVKLFSEGEYVDVTGTSKGKGFQGVVKRHGFGGVMQATHGQHNRLRAPGSIGAGSDPSRVFKGLRMAGRMGGKQVTVQNLQVLKVDEEQNLLVVKGAVPGAKNSYVIIRRWN, encoded by the coding sequence ATGTCAGGTATTATTGGAAAAAAAATCGGAATGACTTCGTTGTTTGATGAGTCTGGGAAAAATATTCCTTGTACTGTTATTCAAGCAGGTCCATGTTCGGTTTTACAGGTCAGAACCGTAGAAAAAGATGGCTATGTAGGCTATCAGTTAGGTTTCGATGACAAGAGTGAGAAGAATGTCGGTAAGGCATTGGCTGGTCATTTTAAAAAGGCTGGTTCAACTCCTAAGGCTAAATTGCACGAATTCCACCATGGGTTCGATAATTTGCAAGTAGGAGATGAAGTAACTGTTAAATTATTCTCAGAAGGAGAGTATGTAGATGTTACAGGTACTTCTAAAGGTAAAGGATTTCAAGGGGTAGTTAAAAGACATGGTTTCGGCGGTGTAATGCAGGCTACTCACGGGCAGCACAACAGATTGAGAGCTCCAGGTTCTATTGGTGCGGGTTCAGACCCATCAAGAGTATTTAAGGGCTTAAGAATGGCTGGTAGAATGGGAGGTAAGCAGGTAACTGTTCAGAACCTTCAAGTGTTAAAAGTAGATGAAGAACAAAATCTTTTAGTGGTAAAAGGTGCTGTTCCGGGAGCTAAAAATTCTTATGTAATTATCAGAAGATGGAACTAG
- a CDS encoding Rossmann-like and DUF2520 domain-containing protein: MEIVIIGSGNVAFHLNNAFHEANIKVSQLFGRNEEALKLMSETTQVPYSINTLRNADLYIICVKDDVIAEVSQIIKNENALVVHTSGSMPKDVLEGNHRKGCFYPLQTFSKSKVLDYTEIPFFIEAENPQDLDILKNLALRISPRVQEADYEKRKYIHLTAVFACNFVNHLYARAKEIADSQNIPFNYFIPLIEETMDKIYYLDPKKAQTGPAVRNDTRVLELHRQLITDETQLGIYNLMNQSIKKMYEL, from the coding sequence ATGGAAATAGTAATTATAGGTTCTGGCAATGTGGCGTTCCACCTCAATAATGCTTTTCATGAAGCAAACATAAAGGTTTCTCAACTATTTGGACGAAACGAGGAAGCCTTAAAACTCATGTCTGAAACTACACAAGTCCCCTATTCCATCAATACTCTACGAAATGCCGACCTATACATTATTTGTGTAAAAGATGATGTTATAGCAGAAGTTTCACAAATTATTAAAAATGAAAACGCATTGGTAGTACACACTTCTGGCTCTATGCCTAAAGATGTTTTAGAAGGAAATCACAGAAAGGGGTGCTTTTATCCATTGCAAACTTTTTCTAAAAGTAAAGTTCTTGATTACACAGAAATTCCGTTTTTTATAGAGGCTGAAAATCCACAAGATTTAGATATTCTGAAAAATTTAGCCCTCAGAATTTCTCCTAGAGTTCAAGAGGCAGATTATGAGAAAAGAAAATACATACACCTCACCGCCGTATTTGCGTGCAACTTTGTAAACCACCTCTATGCTAGAGCAAAAGAGATAGCCGACAGCCAAAATATTCCGTTCAATTACTTCATTCCTCTTATAGAGGAGACTATGGACAAAATCTATTACCTAGACCCGAAGAAAGCCCAAACAGGTCCTGCGGTAAGAAATGATACTAGAGTTTTAGAACTTCACAGGCAATTGATAACAGATGAAACTCAATTAGGGATATACAATTTAATGAATCAATCTATAAAAAAAATGTATGAGTTATAA
- a CDS encoding KdsC family phosphatase, with translation MSYKQNLSKIKAFVFDVDGVFTDGSIYLMPDGSMCRTMNVLDGYAVVKAVKKGYKIGIITGGDDPMVKHRLHYLGIVDYYPKSSKKIIDYEDFKSKHNLKDEEILTMGDDLPDIEMMKASALSTCPPNAVPEVKAIADYISPIYGGKGAVRDVIEQVLKVQGNWQEDDTRSI, from the coding sequence ATGAGTTATAAACAAAATTTAAGTAAAATAAAGGCCTTCGTATTTGATGTAGATGGCGTTTTTACAGATGGTAGTATCTATCTAATGCCCGACGGTAGTATGTGCCGTACAATGAATGTTCTTGATGGCTATGCGGTAGTAAAGGCTGTAAAAAAAGGATACAAAATAGGCATCATTACAGGCGGAGACGACCCTATGGTAAAACATCGCTTGCATTATCTAGGCATCGTAGATTATTACCCTAAATCCTCAAAAAAAATCATAGATTATGAAGATTTCAAAAGCAAACACAATTTAAAAGACGAAGAAATTTTAACCATGGGAGACGATTTACCCGATATAGAAATGATGAAGGCTTCCGCTCTAAGCACCTGCCCACCGAATGCAGTGCCAGAAGTAAAAGCTATTGCAGATTATATCTCCCCTATTTATGGAGGTAAAGGTGCAGTAAGAGACGTTATCGAGCAAGTATTGAAAGTCCAAGGAAATTGGCAAGAAGACGATACTCGCTCAATATAA